TCTACTTTGATTCATTAGAAACAATGAAAGCATAGTTTTATAAAAATATATATCTAAAGAATGTTTATTTTCTTTTATAACTAATAATCATTTATCCTTATGTATGGTATATCAGCAAAATTATATAATTACCCAAATTAAAAATAACCGAAAATCCAAATATACATATACAGTATCGATTTTATTAGTTAAAATGAGTTTGTTTGTTTTTTTTGTTCTTTTAGACCAATGGTGATCAGATTTGTTACAGTAGACCGATCGAATATGTATAAGTACCGGAAAAATAAACCAGATGAAACCATAACAAACCAATCTCAAACCTAAAAATCTACCTTAACCAAAAGGGACGCAGACCGGGCTTACTAATCGGCACGATCCTCGCCGAGAAATTGACAATACCGTTCCTTTTGCCGTAATCGTCCCACAATCTGTAACTCAGACACTGCAAGAAACCCTCCGGCGCATATTCTCCCGTAAAATCCTTTATCGGCACACGTGCCGTTACCACGTGTTTATCGTTCCCGCCGGAGATCTCGCAATAAACCCTAACGTACATGAAACCCTCTTTCTTCTCCGGCGGTAACGAAAACTCCGTCTCTAGGTTCTCTTTCCACACCGGATAATCCCCACAGACCTCCGTTCTCATTGCCCGGTTGCTATAATTGCCGGCGATGTCAAAGGCGACGAATGCGTTTTTCTTTACCGGTTTTCCACCGATGAGGAGACCCTCCGCCGATACGGCCGTGATTTCGAGTTTACGAGTCGTCATACCCTTTTGCCCTAACGCTGAAGCAGAAGAGACACCAAGCCTTTCACGAGGCGTTGGTTTTTCAGCAGAGAGAAGAAGGCTTTCACGAGACATGTATTGCTTCGAAACTTGTTTTTTTTGTTGCGCAAGGAATGAAGGAACTTGTTTGTATTTATATAGAGATATTGTTTTTCCTTTTTTTCAGTTAGCTTAGGATTAGGGTTTAGGAAAGTGATGAGAAATTACGTTATCAAGAAGGAAATAAGCTACGGTCTTTCCTTATAAATATTTTGTGATATTTATTATTATTATTATTATTATTATTATTATTATTATTATTATTATTATTATTATTATTATTATTATTATCATCGGATGTCAATAGTTTTTTGGGCAATTCTATCAAATAATTCTTTTAAGTTTCTTAATTTTTATTTTTTTTAAAGGAAACCTTATCCCCAAAACCCTACTCCTTAACTCTAAACTCTAAATCTAGATTAGTTAACCCTTG
This genomic interval from Brassica oleracea var. oleracea cultivar TO1000 chromosome C2, BOL, whole genome shotgun sequence contains the following:
- the LOC106323901 gene encoding BON1-associated protein 2-like produces the protein MSRESLLLSAEKPTPRERLGVSSASALGQKGMTTRKLEITAVSAEGLLIGGKPVKKNAFVAFDIAGNYSNRAMRTEVCGDYPVWKENLETEFSLPPEKKEGFMYVRVYCEISGGNDKHVVTARVPIKDFTGEYAPEGFLQCLSYRLWDDYGKRNGIVNFSARIVPISKPGLRPFWLR